The following nucleotide sequence is from Natronosalvus caseinilyticus.
CAAGGGGTGAATTGTCAAGTTGCGATGCTCACCGGCGTCAAACCTGATCTTGATCTTCTAGAACTCCCATTTGACTCTTATCTTGTCAAACCAGTTTTGGAACAAGAGTTACAACAGAAAGTCCGGGCGCTTCGCGCCCGCTCAGAGTATAGTGATCACATCCAGGAGGGGTTCGCGATCGCCTCTACCGTTGGCGTTCTTGAAACAGAGCTAGACGAAGATGAACTCGCAAATAGCAGCAAGTATACAGCACTGAAGACTGAATTTCGCCAAATGCAAAATTCATTATCAAAGACGTTCCAGGAATTTGATGATGAGAGTTTCCGGGCCGCATTTCAATCCCTCGAAAATGAATCCGTATAACTGCTTATCTTTTGTGGGCTGAGCGTGTCTTTTTCGCGGGTATCAACGTTTATAATCTCGATT
It contains:
- a CDS encoding response regulator produces the protein MPNDSNTVILIVDDEPRIADLYAQQLESEYTVRTAYGGKAALELFDETVDIVLLDRQMPDLSGDEVLEAIRDQGVNCQVAMLTGVKPDLDLLELPFDSYLVKPVLEQELQQKVRALRARSEYSDHIQEGFAIASTVGVLETELDEDELANSSKYTALKTEFRQMQNSLSKTFQEFDDESFRAAFQSLENESV